A single genomic interval of Arthrobacter sp. NicSoilB8 harbors:
- the rsmD gene encoding 16S rRNA (guanine(966)-N(2))-methyltransferase RsmD, translating into MSRIIAGAAGGSPLTSVPGNLTRPTTDRVKEALFSRLDAFNVIAGARVLDLYAGSGSLGVESGSRGAGSVDLVEFDAKASAVCQKNADLVNTVAGRKVVSVHRSKVESFLERTADAVLWDLVFLDPPYPLDEPALAAVLAKLAPHLDEGAVVVVERSSRTPEPAWPEGMERFAEKKYGETRLWFAEPGVTSGDETD; encoded by the coding sequence ATGAGCCGGATCATTGCCGGCGCCGCCGGCGGCAGCCCGCTGACGTCCGTCCCGGGAAACCTGACGCGGCCCACGACGGACCGCGTCAAGGAGGCGCTGTTCTCCCGGCTCGACGCCTTCAATGTCATTGCCGGCGCCCGGGTCCTGGACCTGTATGCGGGATCGGGCTCGCTGGGCGTGGAGAGCGGCAGCCGCGGCGCCGGCTCCGTGGACCTGGTCGAATTCGATGCCAAGGCCAGCGCCGTCTGCCAGAAGAACGCGGACCTGGTCAACACCGTGGCAGGCCGCAAGGTGGTCTCCGTGCACCGCTCCAAGGTCGAGTCGTTCCTGGAACGGACCGCCGATGCTGTGCTCTGGGACCTGGTGTTCCTGGACCCGCCCTATCCCCTGGACGAGCCTGCTCTCGCCGCCGTGCTCGCCAAGCTGGCGCCGCACCTGGACGAGGGCGCCGTGGTGGTGGTGGAACGCTCATCCCGGACCCCCGAGCCGGCCTGGCCCGAGGGCATGGAACGGTTTGCGGAGAAGAAGTACGGCGAAACCCGGCTGTGGTTCGCCGAACCCGGTGTGACGTCCGGCGACGAGACTGACTAA
- the thiL gene encoding thiamine-phosphate kinase: protein MPADAALTVGRLSESQLLACIFPRLIAPEPAGGPGAATSLLLGPGDDAAIVAAPDGRTVVSIDTQVADQDFRLEWNNGYRTSGYDVGWKAAAQNLSDINAMGARATSLVVSLTMPPETLVSWVEDFADGLMAGIRGLGAAGCTVAGGDLGRGRELAVSVAILGTLDGREPVLRSGARPGDTVALAGTVGRAAAGLALLESDIRVGDLSAGQRALMDTQCRPQPPLAAGPVARESGASALMDISDGLVRDGNRMAAASHAVLNLDAAALKELVVPLLPASELLGADPMSWVLGGGEDHGLLATFPPGLQLPAGFTAIGSVEAPAPSESTGVKIAGRPADAVGWDHFAD from the coding sequence CTGCCGGCGGACGCCGCACTGACCGTGGGCCGGCTCTCGGAATCCCAGCTGCTGGCCTGCATCTTCCCGCGGCTCATTGCCCCGGAGCCCGCCGGTGGCCCGGGGGCGGCGACGTCCTTGCTGCTGGGCCCGGGCGACGACGCCGCGATCGTCGCGGCGCCGGACGGGCGGACAGTGGTCAGCATCGACACCCAGGTGGCGGACCAGGACTTCCGGCTCGAGTGGAACAACGGCTACCGGACCAGCGGGTACGACGTCGGCTGGAAGGCTGCCGCACAAAACCTCAGCGACATCAATGCCATGGGGGCCCGGGCCACCTCCCTTGTGGTGAGCCTGACCATGCCGCCGGAAACCCTTGTCTCCTGGGTGGAGGATTTCGCGGACGGCCTCATGGCCGGAATCAGGGGCCTGGGCGCCGCAGGCTGCACGGTGGCCGGCGGCGACCTCGGCCGCGGCCGCGAACTGGCCGTCAGCGTGGCGATCCTGGGCACCCTTGACGGCCGGGAACCCGTGCTGCGTTCCGGAGCCCGGCCCGGGGACACCGTGGCACTGGCGGGAACGGTGGGCCGGGCCGCCGCCGGGCTGGCACTGCTGGAGTCGGACATTCGCGTGGGGGACCTGAGCGCCGGGCAGCGGGCCCTCATGGACACCCAGTGCAGGCCGCAGCCGCCGCTCGCCGCCGGCCCCGTGGCCCGTGAATCGGGCGCGTCCGCCCTGATGGACATCTCGGACGGCCTGGTCCGGGACGGTAACCGGATGGCGGCGGCCAGCCACGCGGTGCTGAACCTGGACGCCGCGGCCCTGAAGGAGCTGGTTGTTCCGCTGCTGCCGGCCTCGGAGCTCCTGGGGGCAGACCCGATGTCCTGGGTGCTCGGCGGCGGCGAAGACCACGGGCTGCTGGCCACATTCCCCCCGGGGCTTCAGCTCCCTGCCGGTTTCACTGCGATAGGCTCGGTAGAGGCCCCTGCACCATCGGAAAGCACGGGAGTAAAGATCGCGGGCAGGCCCGCTGACGCTGTGGGATGGGATCACTTTGCAGACTAA
- a CDS encoding DAK2 domain-containing protein — protein sequence MKRWLVKAETTLGNHSDRLNAINIFPVADGDTGTNLYLTARAAAHAAHGTDAVGGRAGTDTSLRRSPHSAGHSSADTAQHATQHTTQHTTQHAVAAPDPAQHDVGAVLALAGQAAMEQARGNSGTLFAVFLCAAAEPLAGHTRISSPLLAAALNRAQIRAWSALSDPVPGTMLSVMEAAARAAAAVDSAHDGDDSNQTLGLALDAAVEAALAAVVRTEDQLEALHAAHVVDAGGVGMLLILDCLRSAVLGEELQSELLDGLHGYDVQDPHIHVGMPRDEGVEVMCTISLSPLDAAMMRQRLDEMGDSVIMSQVGGTADAAGQYRWRVHVHVLDAAPAVALIRSLGEPTDISVSELALPRDPDTEAATAAAAVAATVAATVAPAPAAEPRNPDGYAR from the coding sequence ATGAAGCGGTGGTTGGTCAAGGCGGAAACCACGCTCGGAAACCACAGCGACCGCCTGAACGCCATCAACATCTTTCCGGTGGCCGACGGCGACACCGGCACCAACCTCTACCTGACCGCCCGGGCCGCAGCCCACGCCGCGCACGGAACGGACGCCGTCGGCGGCCGCGCCGGCACGGACACATCCTTGCGCCGGTCCCCGCACAGCGCGGGACACTCCTCCGCGGACACCGCGCAGCACGCGACACAGCACACTACCCAGCACACGACACAGCACGCGGTCGCCGCACCGGACCCCGCCCAGCATGACGTCGGCGCCGTCCTGGCGCTGGCCGGCCAGGCCGCCATGGAACAGGCCCGCGGCAATTCGGGAACACTGTTTGCCGTGTTCCTCTGCGCCGCCGCCGAACCGCTGGCCGGACACACCCGGATCAGCTCGCCCCTGCTGGCCGCGGCCCTGAACCGGGCCCAGATCCGGGCCTGGTCCGCGCTGAGCGATCCCGTGCCCGGCACCATGCTGTCCGTCATGGAAGCCGCCGCCCGCGCGGCGGCCGCCGTGGACTCCGCGCACGACGGCGATGACAGCAACCAGACCCTGGGCCTGGCCCTGGATGCCGCCGTCGAGGCCGCCCTGGCCGCCGTGGTGCGCACGGAGGACCAGCTCGAGGCCCTGCACGCCGCCCACGTGGTGGACGCCGGCGGCGTGGGCATGCTCCTGATCCTGGACTGCCTCCGGTCCGCCGTGCTGGGCGAAGAGCTCCAGAGCGAACTGCTGGACGGGCTGCACGGCTACGACGTCCAGGATCCGCACATCCACGTCGGCATGCCGCGCGATGAGGGCGTCGAAGTCATGTGCACCATCTCGCTGTCCCCGCTGGACGCCGCCATGATGCGGCAGCGGCTCGACGAAATGGGCGACTCCGTGATCATGAGCCAGGTCGGCGGCACCGCCGATGCCGCCGGACAGTACCGCTGGCGTGTCCACGTCCACGTCCTGGATGCCGCACCGGCCGTCGCACTGATCCGTTCCCTGGGCGAGCCCACGGACATTTCCGTGAGCGAGCTCGCACTGCCGCGCGATCCGGACACCGAGGCCGCAACTGCCGCGGCCGCCGTCGCCGCCACCGTTGCCGCCACCGTTGCTCCGGCACCCGCCGCCGAACCCCGAAACCCCGACGGATATGCACGCTGA
- a CDS encoding fused MFS/spermidine synthase has protein sequence MAEQQPGGSRFLRTTGQHAEIEPDPFTDGGYVLSIGGAEQSHVNLADPADIFYEYLRRIGHVVDLAAPWGEPVTALHLGAGALTLARYIQATRPGSVQYAVELERELLDFVLAQLPLPEGTQLHTVIGDARDALAALPAELRFDVVILDIFSGPEAPEHIACAGFYQEAAARLTPRGVLIVNVGDEPGLTLVRSQVAALRQAMTGVAAVAETGMFTGRYPGNIILAGTQGPWPEAWTAALTARGPHPAKVLAGVELDVLAG, from the coding sequence ATGGCGGAGCAGCAGCCTGGCGGCTCGCGGTTTCTGCGGACCACGGGGCAGCACGCCGAGATCGAACCGGATCCATTTACCGACGGCGGCTATGTGCTGAGCATCGGCGGCGCGGAGCAGTCCCACGTCAATCTGGCCGATCCCGCGGACATCTTCTACGAATACCTGCGCAGGATCGGGCATGTGGTGGACCTCGCCGCCCCGTGGGGCGAGCCGGTCACCGCGCTGCACCTGGGCGCGGGCGCCCTGACCCTGGCCCGCTACATCCAGGCCACCCGGCCCGGCTCGGTGCAGTATGCCGTCGAGCTGGAGCGGGAACTGCTGGACTTCGTGCTGGCGCAGCTGCCCCTGCCGGAGGGAACGCAGCTGCACACGGTGATCGGCGACGCCCGTGACGCCCTCGCCGCGCTTCCGGCGGAACTGCGCTTCGACGTCGTGATCCTGGACATCTTCTCCGGGCCGGAGGCGCCGGAACATATCGCGTGCGCCGGGTTCTACCAGGAGGCGGCGGCCCGGCTGACGCCGCGGGGCGTACTGATTGTCAACGTCGGCGACGAACCCGGACTGACCCTGGTGCGCAGCCAGGTCGCGGCCCTGCGCCAGGCCATGACCGGCGTCGCGGCCGTCGCGGAAACCGGAATGTTCACCGGCAGGTACCCCGGGAACATCATCCTGGCCGGGACGCAGGGGCCGTGGCCGGAGGCCTGGACAGCGGCGCTCACCGCGCGCGGCCCGCACCCGGCCAAGGTGCTCGCCGGCGTGGAGCTGGACGTGCTGGCGGGATAG
- a CDS encoding ATP-dependent DNA helicase RecG, with the protein MHAELELGLERRIGKRSAAVIEKHLGITTVGELLNYFPRRYLSRGELTPISEVPLDEDVTLIARVVSSSTRAMRARRGSLTDVVISDDAGTASARTGGGLPGTLKVSFFNGFRAKAELHPGRRAMFSGKVTRYGGSLGLTNPEFLLLDEDPDTPGMDPEKLAAMPIPVYPATAKLTSWSIQKVISTLLDTAELESLGDPLPTEIAAREKFLPVADAYRLIHAPQTPADWQRARDRFRYQEALVLQSALARRRAQLAAEEATARRPAPDGLLTAFDRQLPFTLTAGQAAVGKTLAAELAQDSPMNRLLQGEVGSGKTIVALRAMLQVVDAGGQAALLAPTEVLAAQHYDSIRRTLGPLSRDGLLGGFGPDAVQVTLLTGSMPTAARKQAMLDAASGTAGIVIGTHALLSDNVSFYDLGLIVVDEQHRFGVEQRDALRAKASKPPHLLVMTATPIPRTVAMTVFGDLETSVLDELPAGRAPISTHVVGLAEHPAWAGRIWSRSREEIDAGHQVYVVCPKIGTDDDGDFTPGEAEPSAADLEADNGARELASVTGIVEHLLDEPALAGVSVAPLHGRQDPGLKSETMAAFTANETKLLVSTTVIEVGVDVHNATLMVILDADRFGISQLHQLRGRVGRGGLPGTCLLVTTLEPGHPSRRRLDAVAATTDGFELSQEDLKLRREGDILGASQSGGRSTLKLLRVLEHEDVIARARQDAQRIVAADPALAAHPGLAAAIDEYLNPEKEAFLERG; encoded by the coding sequence ATGCACGCTGAACTTGAACTGGGCCTGGAACGCCGCATTGGCAAGCGCTCCGCGGCCGTCATCGAAAAACATCTCGGCATCACCACTGTTGGTGAGCTGCTGAACTACTTCCCCCGCCGCTACCTCAGCCGGGGCGAGCTCACACCCATCAGCGAGGTCCCGCTGGACGAGGACGTCACCCTCATTGCCCGGGTGGTCTCCAGCAGCACCCGGGCCATGCGCGCCCGGCGGGGTTCCCTCACCGACGTCGTGATCTCCGACGACGCCGGGACCGCTTCTGCGCGCACGGGCGGCGGCCTTCCGGGCACGCTGAAAGTCAGCTTCTTCAACGGCTTCCGGGCGAAGGCCGAACTCCACCCGGGCCGGCGCGCGATGTTTTCCGGCAAGGTCACGCGCTACGGCGGATCGCTCGGCCTGACCAACCCCGAATTCCTGTTGCTCGACGAGGACCCCGACACCCCGGGCATGGACCCGGAGAAGCTCGCGGCCATGCCGATCCCGGTGTACCCGGCGACCGCGAAACTCACCAGCTGGTCCATCCAGAAGGTCATCTCGACGCTGCTGGACACCGCGGAGCTCGAGTCCCTCGGTGATCCGCTGCCCACGGAAATCGCTGCGCGGGAGAAGTTCCTGCCGGTCGCGGACGCCTACCGGCTGATCCACGCCCCGCAAACACCGGCGGACTGGCAGCGCGCCAGGGACCGCTTCCGCTACCAGGAAGCCCTGGTGCTCCAGTCGGCCCTGGCCCGCCGCCGCGCCCAGTTGGCCGCCGAGGAAGCGACAGCCCGGCGCCCGGCACCGGACGGGCTGCTGACCGCCTTCGACCGCCAGCTGCCGTTCACGCTGACCGCCGGCCAGGCCGCCGTCGGCAAGACGCTCGCCGCGGAGCTCGCCCAGGACTCGCCCATGAACCGGCTGCTCCAGGGCGAGGTGGGCTCCGGCAAGACCATCGTGGCCCTGCGCGCCATGCTGCAGGTGGTGGACGCCGGGGGACAGGCTGCCCTGCTCGCCCCCACCGAAGTCCTCGCCGCCCAGCACTATGACTCCATCCGGCGCACGCTCGGACCCCTCTCCCGGGACGGGCTGCTCGGCGGCTTCGGCCCGGACGCCGTCCAGGTCACCCTCCTCACCGGCTCCATGCCCACCGCGGCCCGGAAGCAGGCCATGCTGGACGCCGCCTCCGGGACGGCCGGAATCGTGATCGGCACCCACGCCCTGCTCAGCGACAACGTCTCCTTCTACGACCTCGGGCTGATCGTGGTGGACGAACAGCACCGCTTCGGCGTCGAACAGCGCGACGCCCTCCGGGCCAAGGCCAGCAAGCCGCCGCACCTGCTGGTCATGACCGCCACGCCGATTCCCCGGACCGTGGCCATGACCGTTTTCGGCGACCTTGAAACCTCCGTGCTGGACGAGCTCCCCGCGGGCCGCGCGCCGATCTCCACCCACGTGGTGGGGCTCGCGGAGCACCCTGCGTGGGCCGGCCGCATCTGGTCCCGCTCGCGGGAGGAGATCGACGCCGGCCACCAGGTCTACGTGGTGTGTCCGAAGATCGGCACGGACGACGACGGCGACTTCACCCCGGGCGAGGCAGAACCGTCCGCCGCGGACCTGGAAGCCGACAACGGCGCGCGCGAGCTCGCCTCCGTCACCGGCATCGTGGAGCACCTCCTGGACGAGCCGGCACTCGCCGGGGTATCCGTCGCGCCGCTGCACGGCCGGCAGGACCCCGGCCTGAAGTCCGAGACCATGGCCGCCTTCACAGCCAACGAGACCAAACTGCTGGTCTCCACCACCGTGATCGAAGTCGGCGTGGACGTGCACAACGCCACGCTCATGGTGATCCTGGACGCGGACCGCTTTGGCATCTCCCAGCTCCACCAGCTGCGCGGCCGGGTGGGCCGCGGCGGGCTGCCCGGAACCTGCCTGCTGGTCACCACCCTGGAGCCGGGGCATCCGAGCCGGCGCCGGCTGGACGCCGTGGCAGCCACCACCGACGGCTTCGAGCTGTCCCAGGAGGACCTCAAGCTCCGCCGGGAGGGCGACATCCTGGGCGCCTCGCAGTCCGGCGGGCGCTCCACGCTGAAGCTGCTGCGCGTGCTCGAGCACGAGGACGTGATTGCCCGGGCCCGGCAGGACGCCCAGCGGATCGTGGCCGCCGACCCCGCACTGGCGGCCCACCCCGGCCTCGCCGCGGCGATCGACGAATACCTGAACCCCGAGAAGGAGGCGTTCCTTGAACGCGGCTAG